The genomic stretch TCTTATCCTCTGGCTCATTTCAAGGTGTCTGTCTTCTATTTGTTCCAGCTGCTCTCGATACAAGTTGATGGTCCAGACTCCATGGACAAGAAGGTGGTGTTGATCACAGGCTGCTCCTCGGGGATCGGTCTCAGCCTGGCTGTCCGGCTCGCCTCCGACCCGGACAAAACATACAAAGGTAACTAGAGCTACCCATCAGAGAGGCTTCTTTTATTCCTTATGTGCAAAGGTGTCTTCTAAAAGACACTGCAATCCATCTGACTTCCTTTCCACGTATATTCTGCAACAGATaatttgaatgttgttttttttcgtctttgataaaacatttgagtccagtgtgtgtgtccctgtctGTTTAGTGTATGCCACAATGAGAAATCTGGCCAAGAAGGAGCGTCTTTTAGAGTGTGTGAAAGGCCTGCACAAGGACACTTTGGACATACTCCAGATGGATGTGACCGACCAGCAGTCCATCCTGGATGCGAGGGACAGGGTTGTGGAGAAACGAGTGGACATCCTGGGTATGTGAGTGCGATCTCGTGTCAGTGTGTTCTGATTAGGActgtaatttgtgtgtgttaatgggCTTTCCTTCGGTGCATGCAGTGTGTAACGCTGGTGTGGGTTTGATGGGGCCTCTGGAGATCCAGTCCTTGGACTCGATGAGGCATATTCTGGAGGTCAACCTCCTGGGTACCATCCAGACTATTCAGGCCTTCCTGCCTGAGATGAAGGCTCAGGGTCAGGGCCGCATTCTGGTCACTGGCAGCACTGGAGGGCTTCATGGTGAGACGAGCCAATGGTTGAGCAGTAACTGTAACTGAATGTCCACACGTGTTCCGCATGTGCAGTTTTTGTGATGGTTTGATGGAAATCATGATGCTTGCTGCCGTGCATGAAATTTCCAAAATAACCCATCTTGGCACTTCTTGCTCTGTCACAGGTCTCCCTTTTAATGAGGTGTACTGTGCCAGTAAATTTGCAATAGAGGGAGCATGTGAGAGTTTGGCTGTCCTCCTGCAGCACTTCAATATCCAGTGAGTTTGAAGGTCTTCTGcaccttgtttttgttgtttaaagacTGTTGAATGTTTAGtccgtctctctttctcataAATGTTGATTAAGAGGAGACCATTGACTGGATGCTTTATCCTTCAGTGTGAGTCTCATTGAGTGTGGTCCAGTCAACACTGACTTCCTGGTCAACCTGCAGAAGGCGGAGCTCGGGGACACATCTCTCCAACAGGTTGATACCCACACGGTCAGCCTGTATGAAAAATACCTGCAGCATTGTGGCTCCGTTTTCCAAAACGCAGCACAGGATACTGAGGACATTGTAAAGGTATGTTGCATGTCTATAGAAGATCATTGGTTAacttaatgttttaaatatacttTAGATAACATGGCTacttacaattaaaaaaaacgaCCGGTTTCAACCATAAAGGTCTTCATCAGGGTACAAGGGTGAACAAACAACAGGCAATCATTTTATAAACTTGGCAGAGGGTGTCACCCAATCCTGATTATTTATTGAGTGAATGCAGGTGTTTGACAGCAAATGGATCACAATGAGAAGCCATGTTTAAAATAGCACGTTTAAACCAGGATATACCATTGCATCAAGTTCGAAAATCAAAAAAAATTCCCTTTGGAGAAGTCTGCGTAAACAATCGCCGCCCCTGATGGACGTCTTTAATAATTCTAAACCCTCTATCCTCAACAAGGAATCATTACTATTATGTACCTCTTTGACGTGTGTGGCCATGGGGTAGTCCACATTCTGGTTTCTGATCGCATATTTGTGTTCTGAAAGTCTGTCCTTAAGGCGTCTTTTGGTGCGTCTTATATAAAAACAGTTACATGGGCATGTGAGACGGTATACAACAAAAGTAGTGTTACAGTTAATAAAGTCTCTCTGATTGtactttcttcctgttttcagaTCAGTAAATGTCTTTGTTTGAATCACATTTGAACAATGCTTGCATGTGTTAATAAAACACTTGAAAGTACCCAAAGGCCTCTTTAACCACATGTCCTCTTTATGTGCTGGTAGATAACTGTGtaccagtttttcttttatggTAGGAGCTGGTTTGTAGGATATAACTGGTGGTTCTGGGAAAATTGCTCTCAGGTTAGGGTCACCTTTTAAGATAGGCCAATTGGAATGAATGATATGTTTAATTTTCAAGCTGTCAGTAATTGGTGAAGTTGAAGATACTTATCTAGTAACTCTTGATGTAGAATCTTTGTACACCAATATTGTGCATTCAGAGGGCATACGTGCAAGTAAATACTATTTATCTTGCAGGCAGGAAACTATGTCCCCCACTGCTTTTCTTCTGGAACTCATGGAGTGGGTCCtcaataataatgtatttttatttcaagaCAAAATATTCAAACAATGTAAAGGTACTTGTATGGGAGCGAGCTTTGCTCCAGAGTATGCATGTTTATTCTTGGGTCTTTGGGAGGAAGAATTCATTTATACCCtcaaaagaatattttttttgacaAGATCAAATTCTATTGTCGATTTATTGATGATATTTACTTACATTTTTCAGGTAGTGAGACTGAACTATGATCCTTCCATGATTATTTAAATTCTACCAATGCAAATATAAGACTAAACATGGAATACtctaaagaaaaaatacatttcttggATCTCACTATTTATAAAGATGATGACAATGGTTTACATACCACTTTATTTAGCAAAAAAACAGATCGAAATTCTCTTCTTCATTATCATTCCTTCCACCCTCCACATCAAAAAAAGATATATCCTTTATGGACAGTTTCAAAGAGTCAGGCGGATTTGTGACTCTGACTTTGAGAAGCAGGCCAAAAGCCTATCAGAGTGACTCAAGGAAAGGTGTAATAAGCCACATATTATTTCCACTGCCTTAGAAAAAGTCCGACATGTAAACCACAGCAATCTATTGTGCAAGTCTGACAAACAAGAGAGGGATTCCTCCAATTAATTTTTTATCACGCGTTATAGCACTAAATCtcagaaaattaaacatatCATTCATTCCTATTGGCCTATCTTAAAAGGTGACCCTAACCTGAGAGCAATTTTCCCAGAACCACCAGTTATATCCTACAAACCAGCTCCTACCGTAAAAGAGAAACTGGTACACAGTTATCTACCAGCACATAAAGAGGACATGTGGTTAAAGAGGCCCTCGGGTACTTTCAAGTGTTTTATTAACACATGCAAGCACTGTTCAAATGTGATTCAAACAAAGACATTTACTGATCTGAAAACAGGAAGAACACTCAATAATCAGGATTGGGTGACACCCCCTGCCAAGTTTATAAAATGATTGCCTGTTGTTTGTTCACCCTTGTACCCTGATGAAGACTAAATAAAGGGTTTTTAACTTAATCCCTGAGTTTTTCCATTCCTGCTCCACACATGAGTGCCTGAcgtttgttttttccttccatGTGATGACTCTTATCTTCAAGAGCACCTGCATTTTTCTTGAGTTTTATATGATCAAGACAGTCCTCGAGCACACCACTACCTCTTTTTCACATAGTTTAGATAATTTGGGTGTTTAAAGGCTGTTATTGATGCCAGTATTTTTGGACAAAAGGTAATTATTGCGCATTTTGTCCGAAGATTGACACATAATTCTGTATATAAGCGTATAACTTTTTCCAAAAAGAAATCCCCCAAATTATAAGAATTCAGTATTTTCTCTGGAATTGTTTTTAGTGTGGAAAAGAATACTAAAAAGCATCTAAAGAGCATCTTAGAACACTAAAATGTTCCCATGAAACAATTCAAGGTGTATGAGGGAAGTCTAAATGTTGGTTTACAGACTATTATAATCCTTTCACACCAGTCTGAATCAATATCTCTGGCCAGCTATCTGAaatcaaaatatatgaaaaaaatgttcaccAGCTGCCGCATTGAGCATGAGTTTCAATTCctcctttaaaatgaatatgCATAGATTGCACAATTCCAGATTTGCATCTATATAGAGCCGTGATGGAACCTAAGTATATTTATTCAGGTACAATCTGAGGAACTTAATCTGAGCACTTCCATTTTAAGATAATTTGAACCTGTACTGCGCCATATTTCAGAGACTAATGATTAATGTACACAatagtatataaagtagttccaCTTCAACCaaccacaacattaaaattctgcatacatgtaaatatgtcAATAATAGTCatctaataatgtaataatgtaacaCCAACAGGAACCATTCTGCATATTAAGtacttaaattacatttttctgttgatacctacatacataaaacacatttttgaatgctGGACTTTCATTTTCCTACTATTAGTTTATTCTTCTACTGATATAAAATGAGTTTATCACAGCAAGTATTTATGAAGTCAGTGTGTCAGTATACGAGCACCTCTACATCTAGCCGCTGGGgcgtgtttgtttttgtctccaagGTATTTCTAGATGGCATCCAGTCACCCAGCCCTGCATTC from Thunnus albacares chromosome 9, fThuAlb1.1, whole genome shotgun sequence encodes the following:
- the hsd17b1 gene encoding estradiol 17-beta-dehydrogenase 1 isoform X1, with the protein product MKTQKSFPMPLSYPLAHFKVSVFYLFQLLSIQVDGPDSMDKKVVLITGCSSGIGLSLAVRLASDPDKTYKVYATMRNLAKKERLLECVKGLHKDTLDILQMDVTDQQSILDARDRVVEKRVDILVCNAGVGLMGPLEIQSLDSMRHILEVNLLGTIQTIQAFLPEMKAQGQGRILVTGSTGGLHGLPFNEVYCASKFAIEGACESLAVLLQHFNIHVSLIECGPVNTDFLVNLQKAELGDTSLQQVDTHTVSLYEKYLQHCGSVFQNAAQDTEDIVKVFLDGIQSPSPAFRYFTSGVVPPLTKLKITEPDGLQYITAMSKQIFSAEEK
- the hsd17b1 gene encoding estradiol 17-beta-dehydrogenase 1 isoform X3 encodes the protein MKTQKSFPMPLSYPLAHFKVSVFYLFQLLSIQVDGPDSMDKKVVLITGCSSGIGLSLAVRLASDPDKTYKVYATMRNLAKKERLLECVKGLHKDTLDILQMDVTDQQSILDARDRVVEKRVDILGLPFNEVYCASKFAIEGACESLAVLLQHFNIHVSLIECGPVNTDFLVNLQKAELGDTSLQQVDTHTVSLYEKYLQHCGSVFQNAAQDTEDIVKVFLDGIQSPSPAFRYFTSGVVPPLTKLKITEPDGLQYITAMSKQIFSAEEK
- the hsd17b1 gene encoding estradiol 17-beta-dehydrogenase 1 isoform X2: MKLRASSERKCEGLEQAMLLSIQVDGPDSMDKKVVLITGCSSGIGLSLAVRLASDPDKTYKVYATMRNLAKKERLLECVKGLHKDTLDILQMDVTDQQSILDARDRVVEKRVDILVCNAGVGLMGPLEIQSLDSMRHILEVNLLGTIQTIQAFLPEMKAQGQGRILVTGSTGGLHGLPFNEVYCASKFAIEGACESLAVLLQHFNIHVSLIECGPVNTDFLVNLQKAELGDTSLQQVDTHTVSLYEKYLQHCGSVFQNAAQDTEDIVKVFLDGIQSPSPAFRYFTSGVVPPLTKLKITEPDGLQYITAMSKQIFSAEEK